Genomic DNA from Trichoderma asperellum chromosome 5, complete sequence:
GCCACCAAGTCACCACTGTAGTATATGCTTGCATCCTACAATGCCTCTTTTAGGCCACACCGATATTACTACCAAAAAAAGTCACCTGAAACGCAAACTTCATAAGATTTTGTGCTATCTAAGTCTGTTTGCTTTGCACTGCCTCTGGAAGCTTTCGTTTGTCGAAGACCTTCTCACTTCCTCCGACAGCTGATTACGTCCCCCCACTTCCCCAGTCCACAATATCATACCCATCAGCCATGAGTAAAATACCCTTTTGAATGCTCGCCTTCCCAGTATCCTTTTTTATAGACACAAATCCCCTCATTAGATGAGctctaaaataaatttttgaGTCAAAAGTAGTAATTGATTCCTTCTCTCCGCCGACTCTTCCCCCTAAAAAATACCTCTTACTCTATGGTGTAAGACCTCTGTGGAATATTATAAGAAATGTCAACGCAGTACAGGGTGGTATCTAAGAGGCTATCCATGATAATGCggactttttcttcttattttctttttgctaaATTTGTTTGTTATGCCTGTCTTGTTAAGCGTCTAATGCGGCGTATCAAAATGGCCTAGCATTGATGTAATCTTGAGCCTTTGTCCAGGCAGACTTCTCATTTGGCGGTAATGAGGCTGCATCCAGCGTCTGCACACCTTGGTTGAGGGCGCTAACGAAGTCGATGGCGATACGGAAATCTTCAGGGAGCGCCTCTGATAGTGGCACAAATGTTTCTGGGAACGCTTCCAGGCGGGCAGCTCGCGCCTCTTTATCATCTGATggctcgtcttcatcaaagaAGGTCAATGTAGCGATGCCAAGTCCAATATGCGGCTCTTGTGAGAAAGGAAGCCTAGATAAAAGTTAGTGATCGGGGATGTTCAAATGCAAATCATATTGCAAGGTAACAAGGGGGTTGTCATACTTCTGGCTGATTTCTAGCTGATCAGCCCTATCGCGCTTGCACTGGCCATACATGAACATGGATGCCACAATTGCTTCGATCAAGTCTCTGTCAGCTTCGCGAACCGTCGTAGATAGCCCACGGAATCCGAGTAAACTCTTGTTCAGGGGTCCGGTGTATCCAAACACTTGGTGTCTCAACTTCAGCAGTGAAGCACATTGGCTAATGAGAATCACACTCGACTTCTCATCATCTGTTCCCTTCCGGGGCATACCAGGCGCGCCTTCAACATATTTGCCGCTCAAAAGTCCGAATCGCAATAATTCAAATGCCAACAAGGCAGCTTCATCGATGCCTGGCACGTCAGGACCATCTTCCGTTGCGTCCTTAATGGCAATAAGCGTAGTCGCTAGGGCATTGCCCCAATTTGTCAGCTTGTGTGAATCGTCAACATAGCCCCTGAGATGGAGGAAGCGCCAGATGGCGACCGATACCACCATGTCAGTGCTGTCGATGCCGCGGATGGGCTTCTCCCTAGAAATTGTCTTTTCAACAAAGTCCTGGTTTGCAAGAGCAAGCACCTCCAAGTACACTGGGCCGGCAAAGTCTGCTGGGAAGAAGTCACGTAGGTCTTTCTCCTTAACGTCCCAGGTTCCCACCCGTTGTGAAGGGGGTGGTTGGGCGGAGCGATGGTTGAAAGTGTACGAGTAGTTCGGATCGAACCAAACCTTCATCGTGATGTCCTTGTGGCCAATTCCCCTGTGAACTCTGGGAATGATGAGGCCAAGGGCTTGCTCTTTGATGGGAAGGATTTGGCTAGTGACAAGCTTCTTGTACTCGTCAGAAGCAGTACCATCCAGAGTCGGTAAGACAAGGATCTGCCCGTGTGTTATTCCGTTCAAGATGCGAGCCCCGATAAGGCCCGTGTTGAGATAGTGAAATAGCTCTGCGGGCATCTGGAGACCGAGATATTCGTGGTTGTCTTGTGTGAGACGGTCGAAGTCGTGAACCGTGACCTCGCCGCTCTCGGAAATGTAAATAAAATGATGGACTGCCATTCTGGCTTTGCGATACTTGTCTAGCCAGTTGGGGTCCTTTGCTTGCAAGATGTCGTTGAATGAGGCACAAGCGCTAACCACAGCCTTATCTGAGGTCCGCAGAATGTTAACTGCCTCCGCAATGGTAAATGGGGCTGGATAGATGGACGTGTCTTGCAGCGGTGGGAATGTAGGAAGAAATGAGGTTCCTGTCATGAGCATGGCGTCGATGAACATGGATTCGTTAACTCCAAGTGCGCGCATAACCCTCTTCTTTGAGATGGCCGTCACAGTTCCAGCATTCCAGTCAAGGTTTCGAATAACTGAGTCTTGAATGGGGTATAGAAGTAACTCCTGGGACCCCATGATACCAGCACATTGATCCGAGTCGATCATGTCGAAATAGGCAAGCTTTTTCTAACGTTAGACTTGGTTGCTTGTGTTGTAAAACGCAGGAAGATGGGCGCGCAACGAACCTGAGCACAAGCGTTGTAGGGAGGCACCAAAAAGTGCagtcctctttctttcaaaATGCTTTGGAAGAGAGGGTATAAATTCTGGAGACGAAAGGCGCCTTTTACCACGGTTCAATCAGTAAGACTATTTCTGTGCTGGCTTAAAAAATGAGGCATACCTGGGTTAGCTCCAAAAGCAGCGACAGCCTGCTCGGCCTCAGTTTGCGAGTAAAGCTCCCATGCCTGATCCGTCTTCTGGTTCGCAGCGCGACCACGCTTTAGAGTGATCTCATCTTGTCCAATTAAGGATTGGCCATCAAAGATGAAAAAGGGGGTAATCCGATGCTTATCCCAGAGATCAAGACTTTGCCGGATATGATATTGGATGCCCGTCAAGCCCCCGAGTGCAGGAAGCAAAGGCTCATGAGAAGGATCGGTGTCCAGAAGGAGGCTCAGGTAGTATGAAGCATCGACAGCAATGGAGCAGTCTTCAAGCTCGGAAATGTTGTAGGTGCTATTACTTGGTCATCAACACAGACTTCTCATTTGCCAGCGAAAGAGAGTAGAGTCGGCATACCTTGCCTGGCCATTGATCCAGGAATCCTCCGCAATAACTATGACAGGAATTAGCGTGCGTCTCTTTCTCCAGTCGAGATATATCCAGAGTGAAAGTGTAAGGAGCCTGGGAATGGACACGAAATTCCCAAAGCCGCAGCCTCCTGAGAGAACACTGCAGCTCTGCTAAAGCGCTTGCCCAATTCACCAATTGAGCCGCCATGCAGCATCAAAAAGCAAGGGAGACATTTGCATGCTGCTGTAGTATCTCAGAGAGGCTCATAACAACGACCCGAAGAGTTGCGGAATCCAGATGGTGCCCGCCACAAGTAGCGCAAGTATCGTCACGAGCAAACAGCGCATGCGTCTCGCCGAGCTCGGCGCTGGCCTTGCAGAAGTCAAAAAGGGACTCACAAGGCATCTCGAGTAAATCCTCCTCAGATCAAGCAGCTTTACAGCTATCGGGTTTGTTATGCGACTCGGGGCGGCGAGGTGGTGGGTGGGCTGATTCAAGACGAGGCTGAGAATCACCGGCTACCAAAAAGAACAAGCGGAAACGAGACAGCAAGGAGCGGGTGTAATTGGTACGAGGAATCGTCGACTTTATAGGATCGAGAGTTCGGCAAGATGTCGGATCGAACAAGCAAAGCTTCCTTGAGAGTTTCCTAGTGCGTGTGCCACAATGCAAGccggggagagagagaaagaaaggtaCAGCCAAAGCAGGCTCGTTGGAGGACAGCAAACAAAGGCCGGAGGATGAAAGGCTGCACCAAAGCTTGGCCAAAGCACGCTTTCCTGTGACAAACAAACTGACACCTTCCCCAGCAGCCGCGTCCGGGACAAGCGTTGATCGATAGTCGGCCCTGCGAGAGGGAAGCAGAGCTGTCGTTGTggaggaacaaaaaaaaggacgaggGGGGTCAATCAGGTATAGACAGTTCCAGAGTGGTCGCTGCACGGTGGAGATGCAAAGGTAAGCGCACACGGCAGAGGGAGGTTTGCTCTGGCTAATCCAGGGCCGTTGGAAAGTCTGGGATCTTTTCCCGTTGGGGTGTGGCGTGCGTGTGGCTATGCGTGTGGCTTGTTGATGGGCAACCCAGCatagcacagcacagcaccgAGTACGAGAACCAGAGCTGCAGCCTCGGCATTACGAGGCAGCTGTAAAGTCGACGAGCTGACTCGACTACCTAGTCGTAGGTTATTAAAatcaaataaaataaaatttaatcgACAACAATACAATACAATCTGTCTCCTTATGTGCTGCATCGTTGCAACGCCGGGGCCGTCATCAGATGTGACATAAATTCCATGTCACTTGTTCTCCCCTGTGCTGTAGCCGCCTAGATCTCGTAGCGGGGAAGCTCCCAAGCTGCAACCCCGCCATAGAATCTCGCAGCGCCGACTGCACAAGCTCTGATGGCGGGGTGTCCCAATGCCTGCCTACCTATTGCGGTTATCGCAGCGATCCCGGAACGTCGCCAGTGATAGCGCCTAGGGCTATCTTGGAGATCCatataagataataaaacttgcctaaaactacttatacATCGTATGACAAGACAATAGGGCGTATCTGGATCCTCTCCATCGCACTCGCCTCTCTTGATACTGCTATACCATCGGACTGTAGagggcaaaagagaaaatccAGCCCCTTCCTCTCACTATGGCTGCCACAGCAGACATCCCCGTTATCGACATATCCGGAGACCAGGATGTCGTGGCCCAGCAACTGGTCGACGCCGCCCAGGAGCACGGCTTCATTTACATAAAAAATCTCGGAAGAGACATCTCCAGGAGCAGCATCGATGGGGCATTTGCGCTGGTACGGCTCTCTCACAGCTAGGTTTTCACGAAATACACTTTCACTAACTGCAACTCTTTCTACAGTCTAAGAAGCTATTCGATGCCCCCGTAGAAGAAAAGCAGGCCTGCACCATCAATACAAATAACCGCGGCTGGTCTGGCATGCACTCGGAGACTCTGGATCCCAAGAACCAAAAGGTGCACCCTCAATCCCATCTTATGATCCATTCGCTGCAGGCAACTAACATAACTTTCAGGTTGGAGACTTCAAAGAGTAAGATTGGCCCTCTTGGAAACATAGCATTTTCAAGCATTCTCACCTCAATATAGAGCTTTCAATTTTGGTGAATTCGTCGATGGAaaagctcagcagcctcttcctcccacCATTGCTAGCGATGAGCCTGAGATCAATGCATTTGCAGACTCTTGCCACAAGCTCTGCAAGAAGCTGTTGCATCTCCTCGGAATAGGTCTCGGCGTAGGTGCCCTCACCTTTGATTACGTCTGCTTATGAAATTTTGTTGCACCATTTTGAACTAAATCGCCCACCAGGTTGgcgacttcttctcctcagcgcATGGCACCAACGGCGAATCCGCCTCCATCTTGCGCCTTCTCCGCTACCCACCCCCTGATCAGACCGCTCCCTCTAGTGATGATATCCGCGCCGGCGCACATTCCGACTACGGCTCCATCACGCTACTCTTCCGGCTAAAAGGCCAGGCTGGCCTAGAACTCCAGAAGAAAGACGGCTCTTGGGCTCCTGTGCCCGTCTGCCCGCCTGGCTCAGAGAACGACGTCAGCCCCCCGATTCTGATCAACATTGGAGACTTGCTCTCTTACTGGACCAACGGGCTGTTTAGAAGTACCGTCCACAGGGTAGTCTTCCCATCCGATAACCAGGCGAGCAGAGTACAAGGCGAAACAAGCTCCGCGCCGCGGTATTCGATTGCCTTCTTTTGCCACCCTAAAGGAACAATACCCTTGGAGCCTGTGCCCAGCGACAGGGTGAAGAACTTTGTGCCAGATGAGAGCACCCCGAATCAGAACCCGTATGCTGAGAGAAAGGTCATGACGGCAAATGAGCATCTTTTTATGAGACTGAAGGCTAGCTACGGGACTTTGTATGACGAGGAGCCGTGAGGCTCATATCTAATCATTGACAGTTTCTAGGTATATTAAGGTCTAATTTCTTCCATTCATCATTAATGCCATACATATATAATCCTATTGATTATTTACGCCCCAGAAACAGAACATGAAAATTAGACAGAAGAGACCTGCTATCCTCTGCTAGATAAATGATATAGTTAAATCAACCCACAGTACCAACGCCGCCACGGGTCATAAAACCCATCATAATACTTTTTCGTattctcttcgtcttcgtaaATAGTGAGATGATTCAAAACTCTCCAGTCAAAAACACTTATCCAATCTCGCCGCTCTTCCGGAATATTCTCACGAATATCTTCCAATTTAGAGAGCAAAGCCTTTGTCTCTGGCTCTTTCTCTACCGAGTCGACGAACAGGATCTTGTTAGGCCCTGTTTGCCCATCTGGTAGTAGAGAAATACTGGCTGCATTCTCCTTGACCCAAGCTTTAGCGTCACTGACGACGTTTGTTATCCCGTGAGCTTGAAGTAAGGGTTTGACCTCTTCGGCACCTGAAAGATATGATGGTACTAAAATGAGTCGACCAATTAGCTGGCATTCAGACCCAGCATATTGACAGCTAatctcagcatcttcaacATGTTGATGCAAGTATCCCCTGCCAACTTTTCGCTCATCATATCTTCTCGCTAGAGGCGAAGATGAGGTAGTGCAGTTGCTGTCGGTCTCGTCGCCCTCATCCTCGCTATCTGGTATTACGATAGCGCTATCATGCAAtggagggaaagaagacgaggactcTGTGGATTTGTCTGCACCGCTCTCCGGCCTATCAACACTTTCATCTTTCCCCTTATTGCCTATAGAGCGGTTACAGAAATTTTGGCTTTGGTTTTTACGCGGACAGCCAGTGGGAGGAAATGTCGATATCCGTGGTCTTTGGACTGAATTGCCAGTTATCTCCCCAATGTGCGACGCGTTGGTGATTCAGGCTGGCGTCCGTGGTTCGAAACTTCTGGTTGTGGGATCTCATTCATTGAAGCCTTACGGTGCTTTTTCGACGGCGAGAAAGAGATCGATGGTGATGCAGCACGTTTTCTCTTATCATTTGTGAAGATGGAGTTTTTTAAGTGGCTTatggctggtggtggttgcGTTGCAGCAAGCTTTTGAGGCTCTGGCGCTGGGGTGCCTAATAGTTCAACCGATCGCTCTAGGGAGCCTTCAGTAACCTGCCTGATGAGAGGAAGCGAGCCTGGCGAATTATAAGAAGCCCGTCTTGGTGATGGAGTTGGCATAGTCGTTG
This window encodes:
- a CDS encoding uncharacterized protein (EggNog:ENOG41); the encoded protein is MAATADIPVIDISGDQDVVAQQLVDAAQEHGFIYIKNLGRDISRSSIDGAFALSKKLFDAPVEEKQACTINTNNRGWSGMHSETLDPKNQKVGDFKEAFNFGEFVDGKAQQPLPPTIASDEPEINAFADSCHKLCKKLLHLLGIGLGVGDFFSSAHGTNGESASILRLLRYPPPDQTAPSSDDIRAGAHSDYGSITLLFRLKGQAGLELQKKDGSWAPVPVCPPGSENDVSPPILINIGDLLSYWTNGLFRSTVHRVVFPSDNQASRVQGETSSAPRYSIAFFCHPKGTIPLEPVPSDRVKNFVPDESTPNQNPYAERKVMTANEHLFMRLKASYGTLYDEEP
- a CDS encoding uncharacterized protein (EggNog:ENOG41~BUSCO:EOG092D0S5N) is translated as MPFIAEDSWINGQASTYNISELEDCSIAVDASYYLSLLLDTDPSHEPLLPALGGLTGIQYHIRQSLDLWDKHRITPFFIFDGQSLIGQDEITLKRGRAANQKTDQAWELYSQTEAEQAVAAFGANPGAFRLQNLYPLFQSILKERGLHFLVPPYNACAQLAYFDMIDSDQCAGIMGSQELLLYPIQDSVIRNLDWNAGTVTAISKKRVMRALGVNESMFIDAMLMTGTSFLPTFPPLQDTSIYPAPFTIAEAVNILRTSDKAVVSACASFNDILQAKDPNWLDKYRKARMAVHHFIYISESGEVTVHDFDRLTQDNHEYLGLQMPAELFHYLNTGLIGARILNGITHGQILVLPTLDGTASDEYKKLVTSQILPIKEQALGLIIPRVHRGIGHKDITMKVWFDPNYSYTFNHRSAQPPPSQRVGTWDVKEKDLRDFFPADFAGPVYLEVLALANQDFVEKTISREKPIRGIDSTDMVVSVAIWRFLHLRGYVDDSHKLTNWGNALATTLIAIKDATEDGPDVPGIDEAALLAFELLRFGLLSGKYVEGAPGMPRKGTDDEKSSVILISQCASLLKLRHQVFGYTGPLNKSLLGFRGLSTTVREADRDLIEAIVASMFMYGQCKRDRADQLEISQKLPFSQEPHIGLGIATLTFFDEDEPSDDKEARAARLEAFPETFVPLSEALPEDFRIAIDFVSALNQGVQTLDAASLPPNEKSAWTKAQDYINARPF